One Trichosurus vulpecula isolate mTriVul1 chromosome 7, mTriVul1.pri, whole genome shotgun sequence genomic region harbors:
- the LOC118857446 gene encoding LOW QUALITY PROTEIN: uroplakin-3b-like protein 1 (The sequence of the model RefSeq protein was modified relative to this genomic sequence to represent the inferred CDS: inserted 1 base in 1 codon; deleted 1 base in 1 codon) yields MSPPGQGPVPGFTSPNEDGTGSSVSWLRHCHPRRATDIPRRDLPPFHPSGPWGXPQRWLSLLLLHLVTSIPTEASPEIDYIPVLTRTLEGSITSSTFTLDQPNGQFNSPNISDTDDIWLVVAFSNAIQNFTAPQSPQGIPHASTFLEKKYYMTIRASRALYSGETNAQDIHILRVGNETNCTVNTCNTPLPGPGPYRVKFLVMNNNGPVAETKWSEDITLIKPVELSESRVPKSAGTIVIIVILSILLALLFLALVALFVYTCFDICGTKEISAPVESVQVRKYNTHHTYSSPDAGRS; encoded by the exons ATGTCTCCTCCTGGCCAGGGCCCTGTGCCAGGCTTCACCAGTCCTAATGAAGATGGAACTGGATCT AGTGTGTCCTGGCTCAGACACTGTCACCCTCGAAGGGCCACAGACATTCCA AGAAGGGACCTTCCACCATTCCATCCATCTGGACCATGGG TCCCCCAAAGATGGCTCTCTCTGCTGCTCTTGCACCTAGTGACCAGTATCCCAACTGAAGCCAGCCCGG AGATCGATTACATCCCAGTCCTCACCAGGACTTTGGAAGGGAGCATCACCAGCTCTACCTTTACCCTCGATCAACCCAATGGCCAATTCAACAGCCCCAACATCAGTGACACCGATGACATATGGCTTGTGGTTGCCTTTAGCAACG CCATCCAGAACTTCACAGCTCCCCAGTCACCCCAAGGCATTCCCCATGCTTCAACATTTCTGGAGAAAAAATACTACATGACTATCCGGGCCAGTCGAGCACTTTACTCCGGTGAGACAAATGCCCAAGATATCCACATCCTCAGGGTGGGCAACGAGACCAATTGCACTGTGAATACATGCAACACTCCTCTGCCAGGTCCCGGTCCTTACAG GGTGAAGTTCTTGGTAATGAATAACAATGGCCCAGTGGCAGAAACAAAGTGGTCTGAGGACATCACCCTGATAAAAC CGGTCGAGCTCTCTGAGTCCCGTGTCCCCAAGAGTGCGGGTACCATTGTCATCATAGTAATCCTGTCCATACTGCTCGCTCTCCTGTTCCTTGCTCTTGTGGCCCTGTTTGTCTACACTTG CTTTGACATTTGTGGGACCAAGGAGATCTCTGCACCAGTGGAGTCTGTTCAAGTGAGGAAATACAACACTCACCACACCTACAGCTCACCTGACGCTGGGAGAAGCTGA